A stretch of Saccharothrix texasensis DNA encodes these proteins:
- the galK gene encoding galactokinase, whose product MSPTRRAVAAFTRLHGAEPSGVWSAPGRVNLIGEHTDYNDGFVLPFALPHRTAVAASARDDGRLRVATVGDDGVVQQAAPVLVADLEPGAVGGWAAYPAGVAWSLREQGLTGGADLVIAGDVPAGAGLSSSHALECAVALALLGLAGRAADDLPRIARWVQRAENDFVGAPTGLLDQTASLCCTEAHVLFLDVRSFEAEQVPFDAAEHGLEVLVIDTRASHSHTDGGYGARRAGCEEAASLLGVPALRDVDVDGLADALARLPEQLRPLVRHVVTENDRVLAAVELLRAGRLAELGPLLDASHASLRDDYQVSAPELDVAVDAAKEAGASGARMTGGGFGGSAIALVPVERHDEVVRRVLAAFAGRGWTTPRTFPAVPSAGAGRDH is encoded by the coding sequence GTGAGCCCGACGCGGCGCGCGGTCGCCGCGTTCACCCGGCTGCACGGCGCCGAGCCCAGCGGTGTCTGGTCGGCACCCGGCCGGGTGAACCTGATCGGGGAGCACACCGACTACAACGACGGTTTCGTCCTGCCGTTCGCGCTGCCCCACCGGACCGCGGTGGCCGCGTCGGCGCGTGACGACGGCCGGCTGCGCGTGGCCACGGTGGGTGACGACGGCGTGGTGCAGCAGGCCGCGCCGGTGCTGGTCGCCGACCTGGAGCCCGGCGCGGTCGGCGGCTGGGCGGCGTACCCGGCGGGTGTCGCCTGGTCGCTGCGCGAGCAGGGCCTGACCGGCGGGGCGGACCTGGTGATCGCGGGCGACGTGCCGGCGGGCGCGGGCCTGTCCTCGTCGCACGCGCTGGAGTGCGCGGTGGCGTTGGCGCTGCTCGGGCTGGCCGGGCGCGCGGCCGACGACCTGCCGCGGATCGCGCGCTGGGTGCAGCGCGCGGAGAACGACTTCGTCGGCGCGCCCACCGGTCTGCTCGACCAGACCGCGTCGCTGTGCTGCACCGAGGCGCACGTGCTGTTCCTGGACGTGCGGTCGTTCGAGGCCGAGCAGGTGCCGTTCGACGCCGCCGAGCACGGCCTGGAAGTGCTGGTGATCGACACGCGGGCGAGCCACTCGCACACCGACGGCGGCTACGGCGCCCGGCGCGCGGGCTGCGAGGAGGCCGCGTCGCTCCTGGGCGTGCCCGCGCTGCGGGACGTCGACGTCGACGGGTTGGCCGACGCGCTGGCCCGGTTGCCCGAACAGCTGCGCCCGCTGGTGCGGCACGTGGTGACCGAGAACGACCGGGTGCTGGCGGCCGTCGAGCTGCTGCGCGCCGGCCGGTTGGCGGAGCTGGGGCCGCTGCTGGACGCCTCCCACGCGTCGCTGCGCGACGACTACCAGGTGTCCGCGCCCGAGCTGGACGTCGCGGTGGACGCGGCGAAGGAGGCGGGCGCGTCGGGCGCGCGGATGACCGGCGGCGGTTTCGGCGGGTCGGCGATCGCGCTGGTGCCCGTCGAACGGCACGACGAGGTGGTGCGGCGGGTGCTCGCCGCGTTCGCCGGGCGCGGCTGGACGACACCGAGGACTTTCCCGGCCGTGCCCTCCGCGGGCGCCGGCCGGGATCACTGA
- the galE gene encoding UDP-glucose 4-epimerase GalE, which produces MKLLVTGGAGYVGSVCAARLVESGHEVVVLDDLSTGHADAVPDGVRLVEAGIDDAIGEVLAEGFDGVLHFAAKSLVGESMQDPAKYWQGNVVTSLRLLDAMRAHGTPRLVFSSTAATYGEPEQVPIAETAPTRPTNPYGATKLAIDHAITSYAAAHGLAAVSLRYFNVAGAYGRFGERHGVETHLIPIVLQVASGRRERVQVYGDDWPTDDGTCVRDYIHVVDLADAHLRALAHATTGEHRVYNLGNGLGFSVKQVIDACREVTGHPIPADVAPRRAGDPAVLVASSEKARTELGWKPERVDLAGIVRDAWDFTRSQQGA; this is translated from the coding sequence GTGAAGTTGCTCGTCACGGGCGGCGCCGGGTACGTGGGCAGCGTCTGCGCGGCCAGGCTGGTCGAGTCCGGGCACGAGGTGGTCGTGCTGGACGACCTGTCCACCGGGCACGCGGACGCGGTGCCGGACGGCGTGCGGCTGGTCGAGGCGGGCATCGACGACGCGATCGGCGAGGTGCTCGCCGAGGGGTTCGACGGTGTGCTGCACTTCGCGGCCAAGTCGCTGGTCGGCGAGTCCATGCAGGACCCGGCGAAGTACTGGCAGGGCAACGTGGTGACGTCGCTGCGGCTGCTCGACGCGATGCGCGCGCACGGCACGCCCCGGCTGGTGTTCTCCTCCACCGCCGCGACCTACGGCGAGCCGGAGCAGGTGCCGATCGCGGAGACCGCGCCGACGCGCCCCACCAACCCCTACGGCGCGACCAAGCTCGCGATCGACCACGCGATCACCTCCTACGCCGCCGCGCACGGCCTGGCCGCCGTGTCGCTGCGCTACTTCAACGTGGCGGGCGCGTACGGGCGGTTCGGCGAGCGGCACGGCGTGGAGACGCACCTGATCCCGATCGTGCTCCAGGTCGCGTCCGGTCGCCGTGAGCGGGTGCAGGTGTACGGCGACGACTGGCCCACCGACGACGGCACGTGCGTGCGCGACTACATCCACGTCGTCGACCTGGCCGACGCGCACCTGCGGGCGCTGGCGCACGCGACGACGGGCGAGCACCGCGTCTACAACCTGGGCAACGGCCTCGGTTTCTCGGTCAAGCAGGTCATCGACGCCTGCCGCGAGGTGACCGGCCACCCGATCCCGGCCGACGTCGCGCCGCGCCGGGCGGGCGACCCGGCGGTGCTCGTGGCCTCCAGCGAGAAGGCCCGCACCGAGCTGGGCTGGAAGCCCGAGCGGGTGGACCTGGCCGGCATCGTGCGCGACGCGTGGGACTTCACCCGGTCACAGCAGGGGGCGTGA
- a CDS encoding alpha/beta hydrolase family protein, with product MAGKITEAGFGDLTSFTEMPRISSLALSPDGTRLVTVVATLSPDGKAWQGALWEVDPAGERPARRLTRGAKGESAPAFTPDGAVLFLSARPDQEAKPADRDSKDKAALWLLPPVGEARELCRPAGGVSEFAVARDAGTVLLASGAHPGATFGERDAEHRKAREDAGVTAILHESYPVRYWDADLGPSFPRLLATTSPVGVDRDRVDPSSELVDLTPGAAARLDDSPAISPDGRWVVRTEGVVVSAAYGQRVRLRLTSTDGATDRVLAELDGHSFLQPVFLPDSSGVIAVRAFDSTEDLPWTNTLVRVDLESGAVEELAADFAEEPDHPVVSPAGDAVYFTSSHRGHQPIWKLDLASGSVVKLTASGAYTDVRVSPDGASVYALRSAWDHPPQPVRLSSSGVDQVAVPLPAPGAVESVPGTLTEVETVVEDGRAVRAWLVLPNGASAEQPAPMLLWVHGGPVMSWSGWSWRWNPWLMAARGYAVLLPDPALSTGYGYDFVRAGWGSWGGKPYTDLMAITDVVERRDDIDDSRTAAMGGSFGGYMANWIATQTDRFKAIVTHASLWHLDAFTGTTDDSYYWIREMGDPLRQQDSVRANSPHLRVADVKTPMLVIHGDKDYRVPIGEGQRLYFDLVRHGVPAKFLYFPSENHWILTPGNAKVWYETIFAFLAEHVLGEPWRRPELI from the coding sequence ATGGCAGGCAAGATCACCGAGGCCGGGTTCGGGGACCTGACCTCGTTCACGGAGATGCCGCGGATCTCGTCGCTGGCGCTGTCCCCGGACGGCACGCGGCTGGTCACGGTGGTGGCGACGCTCTCGCCGGACGGCAAGGCGTGGCAGGGCGCGCTGTGGGAGGTCGACCCGGCAGGCGAACGTCCCGCGCGGCGGTTGACGCGGGGCGCGAAGGGCGAGTCGGCGCCCGCGTTCACGCCGGACGGCGCGGTGCTGTTCCTCTCCGCGCGGCCCGACCAGGAGGCCAAGCCGGCCGACCGCGACTCGAAGGACAAGGCGGCGCTGTGGCTGCTGCCGCCCGTCGGCGAGGCCCGCGAGCTGTGCCGCCCGGCCGGCGGGGTGTCGGAGTTCGCGGTGGCGCGGGACGCGGGCACGGTGCTGCTCGCGTCGGGCGCGCACCCGGGCGCGACGTTCGGCGAGCGCGACGCGGAGCACCGCAAGGCCCGCGAGGACGCCGGGGTGACCGCGATCCTGCACGAGTCGTACCCGGTGCGGTACTGGGACGCCGACCTCGGGCCGAGCTTCCCCCGGCTGCTGGCGACCACGTCGCCGGTCGGGGTGGACCGCGATCGCGTCGACCCGTCGTCGGAGCTGGTGGACCTGACGCCCGGCGCCGCGGCGCGGCTGGACGACTCGCCCGCGATCAGCCCGGACGGCCGGTGGGTCGTGCGCACCGAAGGTGTCGTGGTGAGCGCGGCGTACGGCCAACGGGTGCGGCTGCGGCTGACGTCGACCGACGGCGCCACCGACCGGGTGCTGGCGGAGCTGGACGGGCACTCGTTCCTGCAGCCGGTGTTCCTGCCGGACTCGTCGGGTGTGATCGCGGTGCGCGCGTTCGACTCCACCGAGGACCTGCCGTGGACGAACACGTTGGTGCGCGTCGACCTGGAGTCCGGGGCGGTCGAGGAGCTGGCGGCGGACTTCGCCGAGGAGCCCGACCACCCGGTGGTGAGCCCGGCCGGTGACGCGGTGTACTTCACCAGCAGCCACCGGGGTCACCAGCCGATCTGGAAGCTCGACCTGGCGTCCGGCTCGGTGGTGAAGCTGACCGCGTCCGGCGCGTACACCGATGTGCGGGTCAGCCCCGACGGCGCGTCGGTGTACGCGTTGCGCAGCGCGTGGGACCACCCGCCGCAGCCCGTGCGGCTGTCGTCGTCCGGTGTGGACCAGGTCGCCGTGCCACTGCCCGCGCCCGGCGCGGTGGAGTCGGTGCCGGGGACGTTGACCGAGGTCGAGACGGTGGTCGAGGACGGCCGGGCCGTGCGGGCGTGGCTGGTGCTGCCGAACGGCGCGTCGGCCGAGCAGCCCGCGCCGATGCTGCTGTGGGTGCACGGCGGTCCGGTGATGAGCTGGAGCGGGTGGAGCTGGCGCTGGAACCCGTGGCTGATGGCGGCGCGGGGTTACGCGGTGCTGCTGCCGGACCCGGCGCTGTCGACCGGGTACGGGTACGACTTCGTGCGCGCCGGGTGGGGTTCGTGGGGCGGCAAGCCGTACACGGACCTGATGGCGATCACCGACGTGGTGGAGCGGCGGGACGACATCGACGACTCGCGCACGGCCGCCATGGGCGGGTCGTTCGGCGGGTACATGGCGAACTGGATCGCCACGCAGACCGACCGGTTCAAGGCGATCGTGACGCACGCGTCGTTGTGGCACTTGGACGCGTTCACCGGCACCACCGACGACTCGTACTACTGGATCCGCGAGATGGGCGACCCGCTGCGGCAGCAGGACAGCGTGCGGGCGAACTCGCCCCACCTGCGGGTGGCGGACGTCAAGACGCCGATGCTGGTGATCCACGGCGACAAGGACTACCGGGTCCCGATCGGCGAGGGTCAACGCCTCTACTTCGACCTCGTGCGGCACGGCGTGCCGGCGAAGTTCTTGTACTTCCCGAGCGAGAACCACTGGATCCTCACGCCGGGCAACGCCAAGGTCTGGTACGAGACGATCTTCGCCTTCTTGGCGGAGCACGTGCTCGGCGAACCTTGGCGGCGACCGGAACTGATCTAG
- a CDS encoding DUF4192 domain-containing protein yields MTKLLPSTRLRDPGDLIAAVPHLLGFHPSDSVVVLVVSDYDVTMTLRVDLPPAGVPHRVTDRLTAPLARCRGDDAVVVVIGGGSSDPPEDLPHDALVDELEDALHEADVPLLLAVWTRATAKGERWFDYHDVGTSGVVPDPSSSALAAASAAEGHVTYGSREAMSAVLVPDPPDALSRRSTLLNRLAADDPAPDDETVPRRDRDLIHAEVLRAATRKRPLTDEEVADLAHALSNPLTRDSALAYCVGEHASGAEALWTELTRASPVPERAEPATLLAFSAYVRGNGTLALLALDRAEEANPNHRLTELLRAALAGGLPPTQIRHLAEQVAATDWTTPPTAP; encoded by the coding sequence ATGACGAAGCTGCTTCCCTCGACCCGCCTGCGCGACCCGGGCGACCTGATCGCCGCCGTGCCGCACCTGCTCGGCTTCCACCCGTCCGACTCGGTGGTGGTGCTGGTGGTGAGCGACTACGACGTGACCATGACGCTGCGCGTCGACCTGCCGCCGGCGGGCGTGCCGCACCGCGTGACCGACCGGCTCACCGCGCCGCTGGCCAGGTGCCGGGGTGACGACGCGGTGGTGGTGGTCATCGGCGGCGGGTCGAGCGACCCGCCCGAGGACCTGCCGCACGACGCGCTGGTGGACGAGCTGGAGGACGCCCTCCACGAGGCCGACGTGCCGCTGCTGCTGGCGGTGTGGACGCGTGCGACGGCGAAGGGCGAGCGCTGGTTCGACTACCACGACGTCGGCACCTCGGGCGTCGTGCCGGACCCGTCGAGCTCGGCGCTCGCCGCGGCCTCGGCCGCGGAGGGCCACGTCACCTACGGCAGCCGTGAGGCGATGAGCGCCGTGCTGGTCCCGGACCCGCCGGACGCACTGTCCCGCCGCTCCACCCTCCTCAACCGCCTGGCCGCCGACGACCCGGCGCCGGACGACGAGACCGTGCCCCGACGCGACCGCGACCTGATCCACGCGGAGGTGCTGCGCGCGGCCACCCGCAAACGCCCGCTGACCGACGAGGAGGTGGCCGACCTGGCGCACGCCCTGTCGAACCCGTTGACGAGGGACTCCGCCCTGGCCTACTGCGTCGGCGAGCACGCCTCGGGCGCCGAGGCCCTGTGGACCGAGCTGACCCGGGCGAGCCCCGTCCCGGAACGGGCGGAACCGGCCACCCTGCTCGCCTTCTCCGCCTACGTCCGGGGCAACGGCACCCTGGCCCTCCTCGCCCTGGACCGCGCCGAGGAGGCGAACCCGAACCACCGCCTGACGGAACTGCTCCGCGCCGCCCTCGCGGGAGGCCTGCCCCCAACCCAGATCCGCCACCTGGCCGAACAAGTCGCCGCCACCGACTGGACCACCCCGCCAACCGCCCCCTGA
- a CDS encoding M23 family metallopeptidase: MSRRVFVTALVAPLIGLVLTQGEAAAAPTFQMPFPCNQVWEGQTRTNHSPANSVDFNRANDDGDPVVASAAGSVTRVANEGSTSYGRWVEIDHGGGWRTRYAHLSAQSVSVGQSVRIGQRVGSVGTTGGSTGPHLHYEQRLNGVDQKIKFNGTQIYYWGTRSYTSRNSCGTSGVTGTVGTDSGAAVTIRSGPGTQYAAVGSVASGATVTISCQTQGETITGKYGTTNLWDKIGSGYISDAYVYTGSDGQVAPSC, from the coding sequence ATGAGCCGACGTGTGTTCGTCACGGCCTTGGTGGCGCCGCTGATCGGCCTCGTCCTCACGCAGGGCGAGGCCGCGGCGGCGCCGACCTTCCAGATGCCGTTCCCGTGCAACCAGGTGTGGGAAGGCCAGACCCGCACCAACCACAGCCCCGCGAACTCGGTCGACTTCAACCGGGCCAACGACGACGGCGACCCGGTGGTCGCGTCGGCGGCGGGCAGCGTGACGAGGGTCGCGAACGAGGGCAGCACGAGCTACGGGCGGTGGGTCGAGATCGACCACGGCGGTGGCTGGCGCACCCGGTACGCGCACCTGTCCGCGCAGAGCGTGTCCGTCGGGCAGTCCGTGCGGATCGGCCAGCGGGTCGGCAGCGTGGGGACAACCGGCGGGTCCACCGGGCCGCACCTGCACTACGAGCAGCGGCTCAACGGCGTCGACCAGAAGATCAAGTTCAACGGGACGCAGATCTACTACTGGGGCACGCGCAGCTACACCAGCCGCAACTCGTGCGGCACCAGCGGGGTGACCGGCACCGTCGGCACCGACAGCGGCGCCGCCGTGACCATCCGGTCCGGCCCCGGCACGCAGTACGCGGCCGTCGGCTCGGTGGCGAGCGGCGCGACGGTGACGATCAGCTGCCAGACGCAGGGCGAGACGATCACCGGCAAGTACGGCACCACCAACCTGTGGGACAAGATCGGGTCGGGGTACATCTCCGACGCGTACGTGTACACAGGATCGGACGGTCAAGTAGCACCGAGCTGCTGA
- a CDS encoding M23 family metallopeptidase: MSRTRRALVTALVAPLVGLALTQGEAAAAPGFQMPFPCNQVWSGQTRTAHSPANAVDFNRTDDVGDPVVASAAGTVTRVENEGSTSYGRWIEIGHGGGWRTRYAHLSVQRVSVGQAVSKGQRIGDVGTTGGSTGPHLHFEQRLDGVAQKVVFNGSQILYWGTRNYTSRNC; encoded by the coding sequence ATGAGTCGAACCCGGCGCGCTCTGGTCACGGCACTGGTGGCGCCGCTGGTCGGCCTCGCCCTCACGCAGGGCGAGGCCGCCGCGGCGCCCGGGTTCCAGATGCCGTTCCCGTGCAACCAGGTCTGGTCTGGTCAGACCCGGACCGCGCACAGCCCGGCCAACGCCGTCGACTTCAACCGGACCGACGACGTCGGCGACCCGGTGGTGGCGTCGGCGGCGGGCACGGTGACGCGGGTGGAGAACGAGGGGAGCACCAGCTACGGCCGGTGGATCGAGATCGGTCACGGCGGCGGGTGGCGCACCCGGTACGCGCACCTGTCCGTGCAGCGGGTGAGCGTCGGCCAGGCCGTGTCCAAGGGTCAGCGCATCGGCGACGTCGGCACGACCGGCGGCTCGACCGGCCCGCACCTCCACTTCGAGCAGCGGCTCGACGGGGTCGCGCAGAAGGTCGTGTTCAACGGCTCGCAGATCCTCTACTGGGGCACGCGCAACTACACCAGCCGCAACTGCTGA